TCGTATGACAGATTGACAGTTAAGCGcgcatgaaattatatatatgtataaaaaattccaaCGCGTCCAATATATATCTAACTAAGTCTTAGAAACttataattcctttttttgcTTTCTAAGCTCTTCCTAAAAATGTCCCCTCGCGACAACGCTTTCGTAAAAGTCTCGTGTGTGTTTGCTTACGTCAGCcggaatgaaaaaagaaaaagagcgaCACTTTCGTCCCGACCGATCCGCGCGATCGCTCTTCGTAAACACGCTCGCGTGCGCACGCGCGCGTGAGACAGTAAAAATTCCGGCAGATTGTGTCCATCGCGTATGATGGTATCGATCGAAAAAGTCGTTCGTGATCACATCGGCCATGGGATTTTATACGCGGGAGTATTTTTTAAACCGTGGCGCGCGGGCGCGCGTTTCTCATCTCGCGGAGATCGACGATGACGTCATTGCCGCGCGCGCTCGCTAGGTGCGCGCGTACACTATGTCAGAGTGAGGACAGCAGCCACGAAATTCAAGGTCCTCGGAGTGCGCGCGCATGCGCCCGAAGGGACGGCGGTGGCGCGGCGGCCCGTGCGAACTTCACCGTGTGTGACATCACGCTTCATTGTTGGAGGTTTACGTCATTCTCCTGAATCCGTTCGTGGAGAGTGTGCGCGGCGCGCGGTGCGCGGAGATGACGGACGGGcgtgcgcgcgcacgcacgcacgcacgcacgcacgcatgtacGTACGTATGTACGCACGCACAACCTCCTTTTCGTCGCGGAAAAGACAACAAGCGATAAAATGTCGCCCACACCGTCGTCGCTGACCTGAGCGAGTTTCAATCGCACGCTCACCAGTGTCCGGACATTTGTATTCGGGAACGTCGACGGCGTTCTCGCGGGGAAAATAGAGTTTCTTTAGTGTTTTCACTGTCAAAACTGTCGCCTCGAACGGGGCTAGGGGGGGTGGgtgggaggggaggggggagagacGTGTGTATCGAGTTATCCGAGAAAACGCTGAGATTTCTCGCTGACACATTTTACGAGTGAGATTTTCGACAACTTAAACATCACTCGCCGTAAATCACTAGCCCAACGAAGATATGTGTGACTGAGATATCGTCTTTTTCATCGGCCCTTCTTATCATTATCTCCTCTCCGCCAGGTCGGAGTACGACGACACGCGGCGCGcctctttcattttaaatataacggtttataaataagtatgaGCAATAGCGGGAGTGCGCGGCGGGGCTGATTTTTTCCTTCCGTTCGCGCGTTGTTTATCCACGCGCTTTCTGCGCGCGAGAGAGGCGGATTTACGtcgggagagaaagagagagagagaaagagaaagaaagtgaGCGTCGGATGCACCCGACAACCGTGACTTTTTTCCTGTGTGCCCTTTGTGCACGTGAACGCCACCGAAACCCCATCAAGGTTAGTGTGTTTGTTCCTCGCTTCGTGTTTTGCGCGCTTCTCGTCGACAAGGATGGCAAACCCGAGGACGATAAGAGAAGCGGCGGAGACgggagggagaggggaaaGCGCGAAAGTCGCGAGTTCTAGACGCTACGGACGGACAGTTGGAGCTCGTTTAATCGgcggttaattaaaatataatgataatttaactCGGAGTCTCTCGATAAAGTTCCACTTGTGGTAATACGGAAGATAAATCCTCCCTCAAACGCGAGTACATGTGCGTACAAAACGCCTAGCGATAAACGTCTGGATGTCTTATCAATTCCGagcgtaatatataattatgacagAGAATAGAGATTTAATCgtagaaaatttgaaaattgacatAACTCTATAAGCGCGATACAAATCGGATCGATTCTGCGCTTTCAAGAAGAGAAGAAACGACGCGACATAAGGTGGTTGCgtgtatgtattatgtatgcaTGTGACTTGGAAACGCGATTTGTTGTGCCTGTGATTTGTTGACAGGACGCTTCGCATTTGACTTTCTCtaccttttatttatttatttatttttatttttttttcgacgcGTACGGATACTTTTTGTGAAGTACTTGGCAAGTTAATCATACaattttaacgatttattaattgggaattatagaaaataacgATTGCATGACACTACATATTTCTTGGGAACGTTAGTGAGTAATCGTGACGTTATTACCATATGACTGGAGTGAGAATCATGCTACTATTGGGGTTTTATAAAGTCACCTGTAACGTTGTTAATGCCACAGATATGCGATAAACTTAGACTAATACAAAAAGGTTAAAGATTTCTTTTGTGTTTTATTCTCAGGTGAAACTCTCAAACTTGAAGACACGAGGGTGAACCGTTACTCTGGTGGTGTAAACACGCTAGCATGTCTGACAAAAATGTTGTCGAGGTTggtacaatttatatttaaaatagaaaaaaaagaatatctcttaattatttgttgCATTATGTCAGCGGTAaatgtacgtatatgtatttaaattatatattcgatatgagatgtttcttaattaatacaaCTTAATATTGTGTATCTTTTTCCACAGGAAAATGTGAAATTCCAAATCAAGGAGTTTGTAGATACATTCATAGTTCTGGAAGCAGGAATTTAGATCAATTGCATAGTTTAAATGATgaggaatatttattatcaaatctCGACTAAGCGTAAACTTAACAGTCATCTGTATATTCTGTGTAAGTGTGCAAACTTTACctgcatttatataatttccacTTAATCAGTACTTACTTTTGAAACAGAGTAAAGAGAAATTGCTTGGTAATTTCAGATACGAGAAATATACGTGATGCTGTTGTTCCCAAACTGTTTGCAGCTGCGCAACAAGCTGCAGCACGACACTGAGGACTGTCCTGAATGTACTGGTGCCTGTATAATGTTAGAAGAATTCTGCATATTTGCCACAGAACTGGCACGTCTGTGCGAGCGAGGGTAACATAAAaactttacaatatattatacaggtTCGACTTTgccaaatatttttcgaagacACCACGTATTTGCACTGTATGCAATGTAATGGGTTTTCACTTTTACCTCGCAAGCTAAATTATTCACActgaaatatgttttctttttctttttttttttctacagcgTACACGCGATTATCGGATGAACGGAAATCTGTATGTTTCAGGCGAAAATGTTGAGCGTTTGATTATAGCGGGAGAATGTTTTTAAGCAAAGATGAAACGCAACGCGATGTCGAttgttgcaaaattatttgatatctgGAAGTACGTTCAgctaaaaaaactataattgaTGCTACTATTTAGCGTATCCTATTACCACACTCTGATGAAATTTTGTTTACCGATTATGTAATTGATGACGTTTTTACTATACAAGATGATTCACAGATGATTCGGAATAACTATCACTATTTATCGTGAatgaaaattatcatatatttattcctaCAAGTTTGAATGAGGAATCTTGTCGACGATATTAACATAGTCATCTTTCAAAATGTTACAATGATCATTTAACAGTTGCATAATAAAAGCTATAAAACTTGTTTCTAGTAGTGATCAAATATAGTTGAAGTCACAAAAAGTTGGAAAGAAAACACTTATTCAATATGATAGATAAAGTTTCGACTCGATATATACGGTCGAACGATCAGACATCAGTACtctcaaatatcaaatatcacaAACGCGTAGTAGTCGTTACTAGTATCGAGTGTGATAATACTGGATCAGCATGCAGAGCCTAGAATTATTGTACTATATgtgtttattcttatttatctttaGAACGGCAGCTGTTCCTATGAACGCCTCTCGCTCATTACACGGTGATGGAAAAGACACCAATCACAAAACTGGTTCAAGTaagtttacaaattaattgattGTCTCGACAGGTTTTCTTCCCTCGCTTCTCCCtcaattattacttatttgtcGATCAATCACTTAGAGAGGATGGCATATGAGGTATTTTTGGGCGGGTCTTGCAATCCAACCACCTGGAGGTCAGATATAGCGATCCCGACTCTTCAAAACCTTGGAATTACTTACTACAATCCTGTAGGTTGTTCACTATCATCGCTCTCTTCGTCCTCGCGCACAAGATATCATAATTGGATTCTCTATCGCAGCAAGTGTCGCAATGGAGTCCAGAGTTGATAGCCCAAGAGTACGAGGCAAAGCAGACAGCGCGAGTCTTGCTGTTCGTTATCGACAACCAGACGCGCAACAGTGCGGGCATCATCGAAGCAGCTCAACTGGCAGCTACGCGCGGCGAGTCCCTGGTCCTCGTCATTTATCCGTATCGCCAGGGACAAACTATACTCGGGGAGACCGTCTCTGCGCAGTACGTTAACTgacgattaatttaaaatattgtttattctgtcataacatttttctaattttatttcttatttctttattatttagagaATATTACGATTTGATGAACGGATTGTTGGTACTTCAATACTTAATGGAGAGGCAAAGGATACCGATATTCGAAAGCGTTTCAGTTGCCCTTCACTGCACATCCAAGGTAATGATCTCTAATTAATAAGCAAATTATACGGTagaactaatgattaatacatgtataatatatgtatgcatagaTGTTACGTGAAAAGATCAATGTGCAGGACTGTACAGATTTGTATACCGAAGATGGCATCAGACCTATAAGAATCTCGCTTACTCAGAATGGGACGGATGCAGTGTAAGTTTCTGCCGATTCTGAGAAATCAATTATTGATATGCAACAAAATAGGATAAGAGAGCATTTGCAAGGAAAAAATCTTGTTTATATTTCAGAACGTTGCGAGAGATTTTCAAATCTATGAATGTTGATGACAGCGGTACAGTAAAGTTGGGagaagtatgtatattttatcgtttgagaaataataattaaaaaattttttatcaacgcCAACATGTTCATCTTCATTTCCAGGCTTGGGTGACGTTGCAGTCGACCACGGTGTGTAACATGTCTCTCTCGGATTTGCTCAACACGGTGAATAAGTCcggtaatatatattttattttacaacttGTTTTAATAGACTTGTGTTCTGattcataaagaaaaataatcgcaAATAAACACGTTTGTCACAGAGATGTACAGGACATTGATAGATGGATTTCCGGCGAAAGGCGACCCGACAGAATTTCGAATCAATTTTGAGCAGTTCTGCGCTCTGGCCAGCGAGTCGTCGTGGACACGGACGAAGAGTAATGGCATTTCTTGCGAAAGTGAGATACCTTCAGTatggaatatattttgtagGAAGGCTTCAAATTTTCTGCGCCGAGCTATTGTACATCCCTTTAATCGTTTTCTAggtatttctaatttttcgaaTTTCCCTCGCGATCTCTGGCACTTACTTCATACCAATTCCTATACCTCGTCCGAATCCTTTATTCTGTTACTGTCTTCAAATGTAAATGAAACATCACGATTGAACACGTAAttgatattgtaaaataaattgaaaaaactgAACTCGTAGAAATTCGAATCTTTTCAGATTGGACCAATTCCTTTGCACAGGAGTCCGAGAAGAGAGACATTTACATCGGTGTGGTCAATAAAGATCTGTTTTGGTTGGAATCTTCTGCAGTGCCGCTGATAGAGTGAGTAACGACCTCCGATCATCTATCCTCTGTTAACGAATACTTCTCTTTTCATTCATGCGATTTTCTTTCAGATCGATGAGATTGTCTCTTTATCGATCAAGCCTGAATGAGTACAACGTAAGAATACTGCCGCaagaattacataaaattaagaattcgCGGCTGATCTTACTGATAGTGCCGCAACACTCGCGCGGCATCGCCATTATGGCATTGGCAGCTTATTTGATTGGACTGCGCGCTAAGCTCGTCCTTTGTGTTCAGACTCTTCCCGAGGATTCGATCGTGTCTGGTGAACAAGTatgattcatatatatatatatatatatatgtgtgtgtgtgtgtgtatactgaatattacatatgtcaGTTATGTAAACTATTCTTAGCAATaactaaaaatagaattaactATCGTTATTCAAGATTATAGAAcactttaatgaattaaatttcaagagaatataatttcgagtaaataatatataatgatgtacgagagatttttttcaacatttataaaaattttcttttttacgataaaaatgtaatatattttcttcttttgatTGATCTAGCTGACTGAACAAGCCA
Above is a genomic segment from Anoplolepis gracilipes chromosome 3, ASM4749672v1, whole genome shotgun sequence containing:
- the LOC140664271 gene encoding uncharacterized protein isoform X1, which encodes MLLFPNCLQLRNKLQHDTEDCPECTGACIMLEEFCIFATELARLCERGTAAVPMNASRSLHGDGKDTNHKTGSKRMAYEVFLGGSCNPTTWRSDIAIPTLQNLGITYYNPQVSQWSPELIAQEYEAKQTARVLLFVIDNQTRNSAGIIEAAQLAATRGESLVLVIYPYRQGQTILGETVSAQEYYDLMNGLLVLQYLMERQRIPIFESVSVALHCTSKMLREKINVQDCTDLYTEDGIRPIRISLTQNGTDAVTLREIFKSMNVDDSGTVKLGEAWVTLQSTTVCNMSLSDLLNTVNKSEMYRTLIDGFPAKGDPTEFRINFEQFCALASESSWTRTKSNGISCESEIPSVWNIFCRKASNFLRRAIVHPFNRFLDWTNSFAQESEKRDIYIGVVNKDLFWLESSAVPLIESMRLSLYRSSLNEYNVRILPQELHKIKNSRLILLIVPQHSRGIAIMALAAYLIGLRAKLVLCVQTLPEDSIVSGEQLTEQARKDYNRGRMYLSDYATREGVPVFQNIADALQHAIQLVQSPC
- the LOC140664271 gene encoding uncharacterized protein isoform X4: MKRNAMSIVAKLFDIWKTAAVPMNASRSLHGDGKDTNHKTGSKRMAYEVFLGGSCNPTTWRSDIAIPTLQNLGITYYNPQVSQWSPELIAQEYEAKQTARVLLFVIDNQTRNSAGIIEAAQLAATRGESLVLVIYPYRQGQTILGETVSAQEYYDLMNGLLVLQYLMERQRIPIFESVSVALHCTSKMLREKINVQDCTDLYTEDGIRPIRISLTQNGTDAVTLREIFKSMNVDDSGTVKLGEAWVTLQSTTVCNMSLSDLLNTVNKSEMYRTLIDGFPAKGDPTEFRINFEQFCALASESSWTRTKSNGISCESEIPSVWNIFCRKASNFLRRAIVHPFNRFLDWTNSFAQESEKRDIYIGVVNKDLFWLESSAVPLIESMRLSLYRSSLNEYNVRILPQELHKIKNSRLILLIVPQHSRGIAIMALAAYLIGLRAKLVLCVQTLPEDSIVSGEQLTEQARKDYNRGRMYLSDYATREGVPVFQNIADALQHAIQLVQSPC
- the LOC140664271 gene encoding uncharacterized protein isoform X2, whose amino-acid sequence is MLLFPNCLQLRNKLQHDTEDCPECTGACIMLEEFCIFATELARLCERGFSSLASPSIITYLSINHLERMAYEVFLGGSCNPTTWRSDIAIPTLQNLGITYYNPQVSQWSPELIAQEYEAKQTARVLLFVIDNQTRNSAGIIEAAQLAATRGESLVLVIYPYRQGQTILGETVSAQEYYDLMNGLLVLQYLMERQRIPIFESVSVALHCTSKMLREKINVQDCTDLYTEDGIRPIRISLTQNGTDAVTLREIFKSMNVDDSGTVKLGEAWVTLQSTTVCNMSLSDLLNTVNKSEMYRTLIDGFPAKGDPTEFRINFEQFCALASESSWTRTKSNGISCESEIPSVWNIFCRKASNFLRRAIVHPFNRFLDWTNSFAQESEKRDIYIGVVNKDLFWLESSAVPLIESMRLSLYRSSLNEYNVRILPQELHKIKNSRLILLIVPQHSRGIAIMALAAYLIGLRAKLVLCVQTLPEDSIVSGEQLTEQARKDYNRGRMYLSDYATREGVPVFQNIADALQHAIQLVQSPC
- the LOC140664271 gene encoding uncharacterized protein isoform X3, with the translated sequence MLLFPNCLQLRNKLQHDTEDCPECTGACIMLEEFCIFATELARLCERGTAAVPMNASRSLHGDGKDTNHKTGSKRMAYEVFLGGSCNPTTWRSDIAIPTLQNLGITYYNPQVSQWSPELIAQEYEAKQTARVLLFVIDNQTRNSAGIIEAAQLAATRGESLVLVIYPYRQGQTILGETVSAQEYYDLMNGLLVLQYLMERQRIPIFESVSVALHCTSKMLREKINVQDCTDLYTEDGIRPIRISLTQNGTDAVTLREIFKSMNVDDSGTVKLGEAWVTLQSTTVCNMSLSDLLNTVNKSEMYRTLIDGFPAKGDPTEFRINFEQFCALASESSWTRTKSNGISCENWTNSFAQESEKRDIYIGVVNKDLFWLESSAVPLIESMRLSLYRSSLNEYNVRILPQELHKIKNSRLILLIVPQHSRGIAIMALAAYLIGLRAKLVLCVQTLPEDSIVSGEQLTEQARKDYNRGRMYLSDYATREGVPVFQNIADALQHAIQLVQSPC